One window from the genome of Yarrowia lipolytica chromosome 1B, complete sequence encodes:
- a CDS encoding uncharacterized protein (Compare to YALI0B08360g, similar to uniprot|Q6C189 Yarrowia lipolytica YALI0F18326g), with protein sequence MFSSDDENDNETPQSMAITNTSMALLLGLDFTQLELLRFYYLESVPVLCEASGKDVSQWLKNTPGLISQSPALKQACLVFASVHLRHVRKSTDYISTNSTVHKPKPNMLSDRAMTQLLSEFILLLIQHKKELLNLSPPTYPGVLTTSVIIYIIAISMGPLMPLVNFDGGADLFQVTRNMMAISADPILGIVQPVQAPFFPPSDAGRILLPREEDLWGIVKLVDQSTAYSEFDKRTLKFTLSCEIYSLLHLFHLDTKLHSVGHTGAWCSYWRDGFLQLRRELNPYALLLISYYCAYTHLFHQMFWWADRTVDTVYEIVDYLPEELKKYAEWPLQMVRRFDYGVDEFLTGKLRKLSIYTRRSVFNQRRGVRTNTRNHRRRV encoded by the coding sequence ATGTTTTCCAGTGACGACGAAAACGACAACGAAACGCCCCAGAGTATGGCCATAACCAACACCAGCATGGCGCTGTTGCTCGGCCTCGACTTCACACAGCTCGAATTGCTCCGCTTCTACTACTTGGAAAGCGTTCCTGTTCTGTGTGAAGCCAGTGGAAAAGACGTGAGCCAGTGGCTGAAAAACACACCCGGACTCATCTCTCAGAGCCCGGCACTCAAACAGGCATGCCTGGTCTTTGCCAGTGTACATCTCCGTCACGTGCGCAAATCCACAGACTACATTTCGACAAACAGTACTGTCCACAAGCCCAAGCCAAACATGCTGTCAGACCGCGCCATGACCCAATTGCTGTCGGAGTTCATCTTGCTGCTTATACAGCACAAAAAGGAGCTCCTGAACCTCTCGCCTCCCACCTACCCCGGTGTTCTGACCACCTCAGTCATAATATACATTATAGCCATCAGTATGGGACCTCTGATGCCGCTGGTGAATTTTGACGGCGGTGCAGACCTCTTCCAAGTGACCAGAAACATGATGGCAATCTCCGCAGACCCCATTCTGGGGATTGTACAGCCAGTACAGGCCCCCTTCTTTCCTCCGTCCGATGCGGGGAGAATTTTGCTGccccgagaagaagacctGTGGGGGATAGTCAAGCTCGTGGACCAGTCGACCGCGTACTCTGAATTCGACAAGCGCACCCTCAAGTTCACGCTCTCCTGCGAAATCTACTCGCTTTTGCATCTGTTCCATCTTGACACAAAACTGCACTCTGTGGGCCATACGGGGGCGTGGTGCAGCTACTGGCGCGACGGATTTCTCCAATTGAGACGTGAATTGAACCCCTATGCACTTTTACTCATCTCCTACTACTGCGCCTACACGCATCTGTTCCACCAGATGTTTTGGTGGGCAGATCGAACTGTGGATACGGTATACGAGATTGTGGACTATTTGCCGGAGGAGTTGAAAAAATACGCCGAATGGCCGTTGCAGATGGTCCGACGGTTCGACTACGGAGTCGACGAGTTTCTCACCGGCAAGCTGAGGAAGTTGAGCATTTATACGAGGCGAAGTGTGTTCAACCAAAGGAGAGGTGTAAGGACCAACACTAGAAACCATAGGAGAAGGGTGTAA